A portion of the Diprion similis isolate iyDipSimi1 chromosome 4, iyDipSimi1.1, whole genome shotgun sequence genome contains these proteins:
- the LOC124405304 gene encoding uncharacterized protein LOC124405304: protein MGLVSSTFASLAIQLAWNCQRLLDPQYRCVERKRATESPSPDNRKLAHLVDHESQRPTTVIDQRSPVTHLNQKTRVINRQRYRKRPASFDTAMITNRCDNSSAVRVTCVVTSTPSMKRNPQPQFWDVTSSSGCSSDSGSYLDSDSDVEDRLNEAFIVKKPADTEDEKEFSMSAEEEAALRMTVGRGHFSRSKKDRFLNHLRLEKRLNGLSDNFCGANHRGRGGITGRRYSGDLYRVLY, encoded by the exons ATGGGCCTCGTCTCGTCCACTTTCGCCTCCTTGGCCATTCAATTGGCCTGGAATTGCCAGAGGCTTCTAGACCCGCAGTACAG ATGCGTAGAGAGGAAACGAGCGACGGAATCCCCATCACCGGACAACCGGAAGCTGGCTCATTTGGTTGATCATGAATCGCAGCGGCCAACCACAGTCATCGACCAACGCAGTCCAGTAACCCACCTgaatcaaaaaacacgtgtgaTTAATCGTCAACGATACAGGAAGAGACCTGCCAGCTTCGACACTGCGATGATAACGAATCGATGTGACAATTCGTCGGCTGTTCGCGTCACCTGCGTCGTCACTTCAACCCCCAGCATGAAACGCAACCCTCAACCCCAGTTCTGGGACGTCACTTCGTCCTCAGGCTGCTCTTCAGACTCCGGATCGTATTTGG ATTCGGATTCAGACGTGGAAGATCGTCTGAACGAAGCATTCATAGTAAAGAAACCCGCAGACACTGAGGACGAGAAAGAGTTTTCGATGTCGGCAGAAGAAGAGGCGGCCCTGAGGATGACAGTGGGTCGAGGTCACTTCAGCAGGTCAAAAAAAGATAGATTCCTGAACCATTTGAGGTTGGAAAAACGGCTCAACGGTCTGAGCGATAACTTCTGTGGAGCAAATCACCGTGGTCGTGGTGGTATAACGGGTAGACGTTACTCTGGAGATCTCTACAGGGTCTTGTACTAG